From the genome of Blautia hydrogenotrophica DSM 10507:
CAAGCTTCTTCCGGAGGGAGGGCGAATCCTCCTGCTTGTCTGGAATGAGTCGGTTTTTGAACAAAAAGCGTTTCGGCAGCTGAGAGAAGAAAAAGATTTTTCGGTACTTCCCATGTGTTTTCAGGAATCTAATCCTACAGTGGAACAGCTGTACGGAATTTTGGAAAAAACAGAGCCGTTTGGGCCTCAGGTGGTTCTGGCTGTGGGTGGCGGCAGCACCCTGGATGTAGGGAAATCACTGTGTTGTCTCTACGGCAAGTCTATTACCTCGGCAGAAGCCCTGCGCATATTCATAGAAAAGAAGCAGTATGGTCCTAAAATGGCCAAATGGATTGGGATTCCCACAACAGCGGGAACCGGGAGCGAAGTGACCTGTTGGGCAACTGTCTGGGACCCAAAGGCAGGGGTGAAGAGGTCTTTGGAGGATCACGGCAATTATGCATATGCAGCTCTGGTGGATTCTAGTCTGACCGAGTCGATGCCTTTAAACCTGGCAGTATCGTCAGCACTCGATGCGGTTGCACATGGGGCGGAGAGCTATTGGGCGAAAAACTCCAATGTGGTTTCAAGGGCACTGGCCTTAAGAGCGATTAAGCTTATCATGGGGCAGATAGATGGTCTGCTAGAGGGTAATCCTGACGCACCGGATAGGATTTCCCAGGGGAGTCTGTTGGCGGGGATGGCATTTAGCAACACAAAGACGACGGCCTGTCATTCGATCTCCTATCCACTCACCATGGAGTACCGCATTCCGCACGGTACCGCAGTGGGAATGCTCCTGGCGCCTATCCTGGAGAGGAACCAGAAGAAGACAAAAGACATGGGGGCTCTGCTTCAAGCCATGGGTGTAAAAAGCTCACAGGAAGTGAAACAGAGGATTCAGGAGATATTTGAAAAAGCAGGAATCCCGTCTTCACTGAGCCAGTGGCAGGTGGAG
Proteins encoded in this window:
- a CDS encoding phosphonoacetaldehyde reductase: MQELSKEKDWNYFYNPVRVIQGRGCTKQTADLARKLLPEGGRILLLVWNESVFEQKAFRQLREEKDFSVLPMCFQESNPTVEQLYGILEKTEPFGPQVVLAVGGGSTLDVGKSLCCLYGKSITSAEALRIFIEKKQYGPKMAKWIGIPTTAGTGSEVTCWATVWDPKAGVKRSLEDHGNYAYAALVDSSLTESMPLNLAVSSALDAVAHGAESYWAKNSNVVSRALALRAIKLIMGQIDGLLEGNPDAPDRISQGSLLAGMAFSNTKTTACHSISYPLTMEYRIPHGTAVGMLLAPILERNQKKTKDMGALLQAMGVKSSQEVKQRIQEIFEKAGIPSSLSQWQVEYGELFRLAQRGMTKGRVDNNPVELTPVMIEDILKEIY